The proteins below are encoded in one region of Sulfolobus islandicus Y.N.15.51:
- a CDS encoding transposase — protein MKPWIEYYNLPVPYDKLSSRHKTLLKMHYILITSKALSSLDLYILRVLIVMMIWQCSYRDVEAYYYTDIVVRWFLGERKSKSENHRRAKKLRGEIKKAFKEYAKELEEKLSKLENYLPSSALYGKVNKLWAIDSNIIEVPFGKRNKETLKKKLELNLRQGKFREAANLIYYYMRAKIHRRFKGEFAKKRGRSFFGFKVLYAISPTMILHAIQVEFANFPDNKVGFGMSGYKVVDRGFLGMPSTWIIGFSSFRRYVEFFGIFLKRYWRPYAINKDMVEVFVYVIGIIYNSLIYTSVLAKVPQEEFVKLSS, from the coding sequence ATGAAACCTTGGATAGAATACTACAATCTCCCGGTCCCCTATGATAAACTATCATCAAGGCATAAAACTCTTTTGAAAATGCACTACATACTAATCACCTCAAAAGCACTATCATCACTAGACCTATACATACTTAGAGTACTCATCGTCATGATGATATGGCAATGCTCCTACAGAGATGTAGAAGCATACTATTACACGGACATTGTAGTAAGATGGTTTCTAGGAGAACGCAAGTCAAAATCCGAAAACCACAGAAGGGCAAAGAAACTTAGGGGAGAAATAAAGAAAGCATTCAAGGAATACGCAAAAGAACTTGAGGAAAAGCTAAGCAAACTAGAAAACTACTTGCCAAGTAGTGCCTTATACGGCAAAGTTAACAAACTCTGGGCAATAGATTCCAACATAATCGAAGTACCCTTCGGAAAGAGAAACAAGGAGACATTAAAGAAAAAGCTAGAACTCAACTTGAGACAAGGAAAGTTTAGGGAAGCAGCAAACTTAATTTACTACTATATGAGGGCTAAGATTCATCGTAGATTTAAGGGTGAGTTTGCGAAGAAGAGGGGTAGGAGTTTCTTCGGCTTCAAGGTTTTATATGCTATTTCCCCAACCATGATTCTTCACGCAATTCAAGTTGAGTTTGCAAACTTTCCCGATAATAAGGTTGGTTTTGGTATGAGTGGTTATAAGGTTGTTGATAGGGGTTTCTTGGGAATGCCCTCAACTTGGATAATTGGTTTTTCTAGTTTTAGACGTTATGTTGAATTCTTTGGTATTTTCTTGAAGAGGTATTGGAGACCTTACGCTATTAACAAGGATATGGTTGAGGTTTTTGTTTACGTTATTGGAATAATTTACAATTCCTTGATTTACACTTCCGTGTTAGCAAAAGTTCCGCAAGAGGAATTTGTCAAACTCTCTAGTTAA
- a CDS encoding DUF2203 domain-containing protein — translation MEYPYFDLKTARELLPWLRDRLIQLRKIKNEIEILLVNGDKYALQQYASETKKIIDEIISKGIILRDIDIGLVDFPAIINNKPAFLCWKIDEGDIKYWHYTDEGFRGRKRLTGYEDILSLR, via the coding sequence GTGGAATACCCATATTTTGACTTGAAGACTGCTAGAGAATTGTTACCGTGGCTTAGGGATCGCTTAATACAATTGAGAAAGATAAAGAATGAGATTGAGATCCTTTTAGTTAATGGTGATAAATATGCTTTGCAACAATACGCTAGTGAGACTAAGAAAATTATTGACGAAATCATTTCAAAGGGTATTATACTACGAGACATAGATATAGGCTTAGTTGACTTCCCAGCTATTATAAATAATAAGCCTGCATTTCTTTGTTGGAAAATAGACGAGGGTGACATAAAGTATTGGCACTATACGGACGAGGGATTTAGAGGGAGAAAGAGGTTAACTGGTTATGAGGATATTCTAAGTTTACGTTAA
- the cutA gene encoding glyceraldehyde dehydrogenase subunit alpha: MYVGERVKRKEDLKFITGSGRYVDDIEYPGTLYLYIVRSNITHAKIKKIDVSDALKVNGVIGVITGLTIPFENRPRNWPMAKDEILYVGHPIAAILATDKYTAADAADSVQIDYEELPAVIDPEKALKDDVKAVEGKSNIAYKKVYNAGDPDKALSNSDIILEEKLEISRVYPSPMETRGLLSVYQEGSLLVYASTQSAHYMRRYLLSAFGNMVRDIRVIQADVGGAFGAKLFPYAEDFITVYASLQYKRPVKWVALRSEDIRGMYHGRGQIHKVKFGAKKDGTLTAMIDDAVIDLGAASHGTYLVDIAATMLTGPYKVRDLRVNAYGVYTNKTPLDQYRGAGRPEAAFVYERIMDIISDELKLDPIYVRKRNLITELPYVNPLGLKYDSGNYLKLLEKAEKVYREFEERANELRKQGRRIGAGLSFYLEQNNFGPWESASVRIKADGKVQVIIGASPHGQGTETGIAQIVADELEISVDDVEVIWGDTAIIGEGFGTYGSRSLTLAGNAALLAARRVKEKALRLAAQFMKSDVQELEYKNGEVINPKSGRTMSLKEIATRNMASLGGIWEYKEEPGLEASGYFGFDNLTYPYGSHVVLTEVDDSGKVKILDYYAIDDIGTVVNPMLAEAQVIGGVIQGFGESIFEEIVYDENGNLLTGNLFDYAIPTAVEAFNIKWEYMEEGKSNAPLPAKGIGEGATIGTPPALIRAIEKAIGKRLTRLPSKLENLI, translated from the coding sequence ATGTACGTTGGTGAAAGAGTAAAAAGAAAAGAGGATTTAAAGTTCATTACTGGTTCTGGACGATACGTTGACGACATTGAGTACCCGGGGACATTATACCTTTATATTGTTAGGAGTAACATTACGCACGCTAAAATTAAGAAGATTGACGTTAGTGACGCTTTGAAAGTAAATGGTGTTATTGGTGTTATCACTGGTTTGACAATCCCTTTTGAGAATAGACCTAGGAATTGGCCAATGGCCAAGGATGAGATATTATACGTTGGCCATCCTATTGCAGCAATTTTGGCTACTGATAAATATACAGCAGCTGATGCTGCAGATTCGGTTCAAATAGACTACGAGGAGTTACCTGCAGTTATCGATCCAGAAAAGGCTTTGAAAGACGATGTAAAAGCAGTTGAGGGTAAAAGTAATATTGCCTATAAGAAGGTTTATAACGCGGGTGATCCAGATAAAGCCCTTTCAAACTCAGATATTATATTGGAGGAGAAACTCGAAATTTCAAGGGTTTATCCCTCGCCAATGGAAACTAGAGGATTGCTTTCAGTATATCAAGAGGGTAGTTTGTTAGTTTACGCATCTACTCAATCCGCCCATTACATGAGAAGGTATTTATTGTCAGCCTTTGGTAACATGGTTAGGGATATAAGAGTTATTCAAGCTGATGTTGGAGGTGCTTTTGGGGCTAAGTTATTCCCATATGCTGAGGATTTCATAACTGTTTACGCTAGTTTGCAATACAAGAGGCCCGTAAAGTGGGTTGCTTTAAGGAGTGAGGATATAAGGGGTATGTACCATGGTAGGGGACAGATACACAAGGTTAAGTTTGGAGCTAAAAAGGATGGTACTTTGACTGCAATGATAGACGATGCGGTTATTGACTTAGGTGCTGCTTCTCATGGAACTTACTTGGTGGATATAGCAGCTACAATGTTGACTGGACCGTATAAGGTTAGGGATCTAAGGGTTAATGCTTATGGCGTTTACACGAATAAGACTCCGTTGGATCAATATAGGGGTGCCGGTAGGCCAGAGGCTGCTTTCGTATACGAAAGGATCATGGATATTATTTCTGATGAGCTGAAATTGGATCCAATTTACGTTAGAAAAAGGAACTTAATTACTGAATTACCTTATGTTAATCCTCTTGGTCTAAAGTATGATTCTGGTAATTACTTAAAGTTACTGGAAAAAGCCGAGAAAGTCTATAGGGAGTTTGAGGAGAGAGCTAATGAGTTGAGAAAACAAGGTAGAAGAATTGGTGCTGGTTTATCATTTTATCTAGAGCAGAATAACTTTGGTCCTTGGGAGAGCGCTTCAGTTAGGATTAAGGCGGATGGTAAGGTTCAAGTTATAATTGGTGCAAGTCCACATGGCCAAGGTACTGAAACTGGTATTGCTCAAATCGTTGCCGATGAATTAGAAATAAGTGTTGATGATGTTGAAGTGATCTGGGGCGATACCGCTATTATAGGTGAGGGTTTTGGTACTTACGGTAGTAGGAGTTTAACCTTAGCTGGTAATGCAGCATTATTAGCTGCTAGGAGGGTAAAGGAGAAGGCTTTGAGGTTAGCTGCACAATTTATGAAGTCAGATGTTCAAGAGCTTGAATATAAGAACGGTGAGGTTATTAATCCTAAGAGTGGTAGAACAATGAGTCTGAAGGAAATTGCTACTCGTAATATGGCTAGCTTAGGTGGTATTTGGGAGTACAAGGAAGAACCCGGACTGGAAGCTAGTGGATATTTCGGATTTGATAATCTAACTTATCCCTACGGTTCACATGTGGTTTTAACAGAGGTTGATGATTCTGGAAAGGTTAAGATACTAGATTATTATGCTATTGACGATATAGGTACTGTTGTAAATCCAATGTTAGCTGAAGCTCAAGTTATAGGAGGAGTGATTCAAGGCTTTGGTGAAAGTATTTTTGAGGAAATTGTTTACGACGAGAATGGTAATTTGCTAACTGGTAATTTGTTTGATTACGCTATTCCAACAGCTGTTGAGGCATTCAATATTAAATGGGAGTACATGGAAGAGGGAAAGTCTAATGCTCCTTTGCCAGCAAAGGGAATTGGTGAGGGAGCGACAATCGGTACTCCACCGGCTCTTATAAGGGCAATAGAGAAGGCTATTGGTAAGAGGTTAACTAGATTGCCAAGCAAATTAGAGAATTTAATATAA
- a CDS encoding rhodanese-like domain-containing protein has translation MTQVIESYSSPFYKNIIDLPPSMVRKLWKSGKIIILDIRTPQEYEDHHIPGAILAPLDYLEHLTELFEDREVAVVCEHGNRASYATYGMPHLYKKKAYYMIGGMALWMAMGYEVESGMDENGVLWQKILEMKFNY, from the coding sequence ATGACTCAAGTAATAGAATCCTATTCCTCACCATTTTATAAGAACATAATCGATTTACCTCCATCAATGGTTAGGAAATTATGGAAAAGTGGAAAGATAATAATACTCGATATTAGAACACCACAGGAATATGAGGACCATCACATACCGGGGGCGATCTTAGCACCCCTAGACTATCTAGAACATTTAACTGAACTTTTCGAAGATAGGGAAGTTGCAGTAGTTTGTGAACACGGAAATAGGGCTAGTTATGCCACATACGGTATGCCTCATCTTTACAAGAAAAAGGCTTACTATATGATTGGTGGAATGGCATTATGGATGGCAATGGGTTACGAAGTGGAAAGTGGAATGGACGAAAATGGAGTGTTATGGCAAAAGATTCTAGAAATGAAATTCAACTATTAA
- a CDS encoding M1 family metallopeptidase — MIKVNRYEIFLDFSFQTGDYKGYEKIEMESDEETVVLDAVGLKILKVKVNEKEIEFSQDESKVNVKSGSFSGILEIEFEGKVAERKLVGIYKASYKDGYVISTQFEATHARDFIPCFDHPAMKAKFKLTVRVDKGLKVISNMPVVREKEKNGKLVYEFDETPRMSTYLLYLGIGNFEEIKDEGKIPTIIVATIPGKVQKGRFSMQISRNSIEFYGKYFEISYQLPKVHLIAIPEFAYGAMENWGAITFRETALLADDSSSVYQKFRVAEVVAHELAHQWFGNLVTLKWWDDLWLNESFATFMSHKAISQLFPSWNFWGYFVLNQTSKALEKDSVSTTHPIEAHVKDPNEVEQMFDDISYGKGASILRMIEAYVGEENFRRGVVNYLKKFSYSNAQGSDLWNSISEVYGSNISPIMADWITKPGYPMVRVSVSGNRVNLEQERFSVLGNVENLTYKIPLTMEVNGKIVTHLLDKERETITFEEDIKSFKANVNRTGFYRVLYNSYLVFNAKLSELDKWGIINDYWAFLLAGKIDFKEYERIISKFFNDKDFLPVNELSNELFTLYAINPDKYQGISKEFHRIQLKNWRNSKDELGRLTYSNILYRLAAMDDEFSLGLSEMFRFYDSLDSDTRQGVAVAYAITYEEDAIDELLERYRKESFDEEKLRYLTSMLFFRKPYLVGNTLSLILSGEIKKQDIPYTLSVVSYNPYAKSAVLSWIKMHVNFMREAYKGTGILGRRLAEVIPLIGIGAEKETEQFFSNLKMPEGERGIRTGLELLKAYSRLK; from the coding sequence ATGATTAAGGTTAATAGATACGAGATTTTTCTTGATTTCAGCTTTCAAACTGGAGATTATAAGGGATATGAGAAAATTGAAATGGAAAGCGATGAAGAAACAGTAGTACTAGACGCTGTAGGTTTGAAGATTTTAAAAGTAAAAGTAAACGAAAAAGAGATTGAATTCTCACAAGACGAGAGTAAAGTCAACGTGAAAAGTGGATCTTTTTCTGGTATTTTAGAGATAGAATTTGAGGGAAAGGTTGCTGAAAGGAAATTGGTGGGTATTTATAAGGCTTCTTATAAAGATGGATACGTTATTAGTACGCAGTTTGAGGCAACACATGCTAGGGACTTTATCCCTTGTTTTGATCATCCTGCAATGAAGGCCAAGTTTAAGTTAACTGTTAGAGTTGATAAAGGGCTTAAGGTAATATCCAATATGCCAGTAGTAAGAGAAAAGGAAAAGAATGGGAAATTAGTATATGAATTTGATGAAACGCCTAGAATGTCTACCTATTTACTATACCTAGGAATTGGAAACTTTGAGGAAATTAAAGATGAAGGTAAGATTCCAACAATTATAGTAGCCACAATACCAGGCAAAGTGCAAAAGGGAAGATTCTCTATGCAGATCTCAAGAAATTCTATAGAGTTCTATGGGAAGTATTTTGAAATTTCCTACCAATTGCCTAAAGTTCATTTAATCGCAATACCGGAATTCGCATATGGGGCTATGGAGAATTGGGGGGCAATTACTTTTAGGGAGACTGCTTTATTGGCTGATGATTCTTCTTCTGTTTATCAGAAGTTTAGGGTTGCTGAGGTTGTTGCTCATGAGTTAGCTCACCAATGGTTTGGTAACTTGGTAACTTTAAAGTGGTGGGACGATTTATGGTTAAACGAGAGTTTCGCAACATTCATGAGCCATAAGGCTATTTCGCAACTATTCCCGTCATGGAACTTCTGGGGTTATTTCGTTTTAAACCAGACTTCTAAAGCATTGGAGAAGGACTCTGTGTCAACTACGCACCCAATAGAGGCACACGTAAAGGACCCTAATGAAGTAGAGCAAATGTTTGATGATATTAGTTACGGTAAGGGGGCTAGTATTTTAAGGATGATTGAGGCTTATGTTGGTGAGGAGAATTTCAGAAGGGGTGTAGTTAACTACTTAAAGAAGTTCTCGTATTCAAACGCTCAAGGTTCTGATTTATGGAATTCCATTTCTGAAGTTTATGGTTCTAATATTTCTCCGATAATGGCTGACTGGATAACTAAACCTGGCTATCCCATGGTTAGGGTTAGTGTTTCTGGAAATCGCGTAAACTTAGAGCAGGAGAGATTTTCGGTATTAGGAAACGTTGAGAACTTGACTTATAAGATTCCTCTTACCATGGAGGTTAACGGTAAGATTGTAACTCATTTACTAGACAAGGAGAGAGAGACTATAACTTTTGAGGAAGATATAAAGAGCTTTAAGGCTAACGTAAATAGGACTGGATTTTATCGAGTTCTTTACAACTCTTATCTAGTGTTCAATGCCAAATTATCAGAGCTCGACAAGTGGGGTATTATAAACGATTACTGGGCTTTCCTATTGGCTGGTAAAATAGACTTTAAGGAATATGAAAGGATAATATCTAAATTCTTTAATGACAAAGATTTCTTACCGGTTAATGAGCTTTCTAATGAATTATTTACCCTTTATGCGATAAATCCGGACAAGTATCAAGGTATTTCAAAGGAATTTCATAGAATTCAGCTGAAGAATTGGAGAAATTCAAAGGATGAGTTAGGAAGACTGACGTATTCAAATATTCTTTATAGACTTGCTGCAATGGATGATGAGTTCTCTTTAGGTCTTTCTGAGATGTTCAGATTCTACGATTCTCTAGATTCTGATACGAGACAAGGAGTAGCTGTGGCATATGCTATTACTTATGAAGAGGACGCTATTGACGAACTGTTAGAGAGATATAGGAAGGAAAGCTTTGATGAGGAAAAACTTAGATATCTAACCAGCATGTTATTCTTTAGGAAGCCTTATCTTGTGGGAAACACTTTAAGTTTAATACTGAGCGGTGAGATTAAGAAGCAAGATATTCCTTATACATTAAGCGTAGTATCTTACAACCCTTATGCTAAGAGTGCAGTGCTAAGTTGGATTAAGATGCATGTCAACTTCATGAGAGAGGCCTATAAGGGGACTGGGATACTTGGGAGGAGACTTGCAGAAGTTATTCCACTAATTGGAATAGGGGCAGAAAAAGAAACTGAGCAGTTCTTTAGTAATCTTAAAATGCCAGAAGGAGAGAGAGGAATAAGAACAGGGTTGGAGTTACTTAAAGCTTATTCGAGGTTAAAGTGA
- a CDS encoding ferritin family protein, whose translation MDKYKLALLGEAGAAGLDRGFSIRYKVFYESYLNEVSHWKYFQKYSRSFLEKPVYYAFSILGFVISLFGIEAVKKVNEIVERNAIDFYKINFNESNEDIKRILEDEEKHFSMSVDA comes from the coding sequence ATGGATAAGTACAAATTAGCTTTATTAGGTGAAGCTGGTGCGGCCGGATTAGATAGAGGATTTTCGATTAGATATAAGGTTTTTTACGAGTCTTATCTGAACGAGGTATCTCACTGGAAGTATTTTCAAAAATATAGTAGATCGTTCTTGGAGAAACCCGTATATTACGCTTTTTCAATCCTTGGTTTTGTGATTTCACTATTTGGAATAGAGGCTGTTAAAAAGGTTAATGAGATCGTAGAAAGAAACGCCATTGATTTTTACAAGATTAACTTTAATGAGAGTAATGAAGATATAAAGAGAATTCTGGAGGATGAGGAAAAGCACTTCTCTATGTCAGTTGATGCTTAA